A DNA window from Mytilus edulis chromosome 14, xbMytEdul2.2, whole genome shotgun sequence contains the following coding sequences:
- the LOC139504463 gene encoding uncharacterized protein, producing MKQEPTFIMKLEPKLKQLAIVGLIFGSLFLQWNGTKCLIEGEDLFEDKWTIKSLLASAAIELVFILVAFKTEEFRMIVDNSEAITIFFFLHVLSSGLLKYYDNVPLVDRGTDIYPPFIPIIVLICLVICKGARIQHITMVTTGLLSLGAFFVSLGVNKDFTMNRIDYLSFSSVFATVLKLICLKHFKDQNIKVTLRLRAIGIFFAGTIVVIVPVLEFTNKSNLGTFMLVSSMSGLASVTVLYLLYNHVMCTKPVLETSGYLMMGYLLHQILESESINILPVLFGTCVLIAAYIWHVQKQHDDSKAPFIDISSTSHEMFTRMEFIIFMGGVLAVLFYVLQPRVSSRDINNLSYVGLDKIVRKLLQNKAS from the exons ATGAAACAAGAACCAACGTTTATCAT GAAGTTGGAACCGAAATTGAAACAACTTGCAATAGTCGGACTAATATTTGGGAGTTTATTTTTACAATGGAACGGTACTAAATGTTTGATAGAAGGAGAGGATCTGTTTGAGGACAAATGGACCATAAAAAGTCTCCTGGCTTCAGCAGCCATTGAACTGGTATTCATTCTAGTTGCGTTCAAAACAGAGGAGTTCCGAATGATTGTTGATAATTCCGAAGCGATTACAATTTTCTTTTTCCTCCATGTACTATCAAGTGGTCTGTTGAAATATTACGACAATGTACCTCTTGTAGACAGAGGGACGGACATATATCCACCTTTTATACCAATCATTGTACTGATCTGTCTTGTTATTTGTAAAGGAGCTCGAATACAACATATCACCATGGTTACCACTGGTCTGCTGTCTTTAGGCGCATTTTTTGTATCGCTTGGTGTCAATAAAGATTTCACCATGAATAGAATAGATTACTTATCGTTTTCCTCTGTTTTTGCAACTGTGTTGAAGCTGATATgccttaaacattttaaagatcaaaacatCAAGGTCACACTACGTCTGAGAGCTATTGGTATATTCTTTGCCGGAACTATTGTTGTGATTGTACCCGTTTTAGAATTTACGAACAAATCTAACTTGGGGACGTTTATGCTAGTGTCATCTATGTCTGGTTTAGCTTCTGTGACAGTGTTATACTTATTATATAATCACGTGATGTGTACAAAACCAGTTTTAGAGACATCCGGGTATCTTATGATGGGATACCTATTGCATCAAATACTAGAAAGTGAATCTATAAACATTCTTCCTGTTTTATTTGGTACTTGTGTTTTGATTGCTGCATATATCTGGCACGTGCAGAAGCAACACGACGATTCCAAAGCACCATTTATAG ATATATCGTCCACGAGTCATGAGATGTTCACCCGGATGGAGTTTATAATATTCATGGGAGGTGTATTAGCCGTGTTGTTTTACGTGTTACAACCACGTGTTAGTAGTAGGGATATAAATAATCTTAGTTATGTTGGACTGGACAAGATTGTAAGAAAACTATTACAGAACAAAGCCAGTTGA